From Camarhynchus parvulus chromosome 10, STF_HiC, whole genome shotgun sequence, one genomic window encodes:
- the PEX11A gene encoding peroxisomal membrane protein 11A isoform X1 — protein sequence MEGFVGFTNRCQGRDQLFRATQYTCMLLSYLIENKADKKKLVMKLKQLESSMSSGRKMFRLGNVVHALVAARRAAELPEVVPRLCLTGSHLSRALYFVCDAALWLRSVGLQPHLDKPKWHTWATKCYYCSLLMNLARDWYEISWRLEQAALEEKAKENSTWQKDGEELNGVKSDGLHSFLCQLFQILKGNPPLLLDLVKNLCDLSGPLDTLGIYKTNPGVIGFCGVLSSLVGILTLASPHLKLKQ from the exons ATGGAGGGCTTCGTGGGCTTCACCAACCGCTGCCAGGGCCGCGACCAGCTCTTCCG agcCACTCAGTACACATGCATGTTGCTTAGCTATTTAATAGAGAATAAAGCCGATAAAAAGAAGCTGGTAATGAAACTCAAGCAGTTGGAATCTAGCATGAGCTCTGGCCGGAAAA TGTTCAGGCTGGGCAATGTGGTGCACGCCTTggtggcagccaggagagctgcagagctgccagaggtGGTGCCTCGCCTGTGCCTCACGGGCTCCCACCTGAGCCGGGCCCTGTACTTCGTGTGCGACGCCGCGCTCTGGCTCCGCAGCGTCGGCCTCCAGCCGCACCTCGACAAACCCAAGTGGCACACCTGGGCCACCAAGTGCTACTACTGCTCCCTGCTGATGAACCTGGCCAGGGACTGGTATGAGATCTCCTGGAGGCTGGAGCAAGCTGCGCtggaagaaaaggcaaaggagaATTCCACCTGGCAGAAAGACGGCGAGGAGCTAAACGGCGTGAAAAGCGATGGTTTGCACAGTTTTCTCTGCCAGCTCTTTCAGATACTGAAAGGGAATCCTCCTTTGCTGCTGGACTTGGTGAAAAACCTCTGTGATCTCTCGGGCCCTTTGGATACACTGGGAATCTACAAGACCAACCCAGGAGTGATTGGTTTCTGCGGTGTGCTCTCCTCCCTGGTGGGGATCCTCACATTAGCAAGCCCACATCTGAAGCTGAAACAGTGA
- the WDR93 gene encoding WD repeat-containing protein 93: MAVNSRQHSLEIPPPSGKDWPKEEEENFFLLDPDRKRDVLPQPFRMIHKLVMQVFESAVEIIEKREMLREAQKRKVQPIKCFPTAEFQVTERANCLAVSGEYIFVGLSVGLAAFTRCDLKDVSAWDAAHTEICAIHASALGNERHVLLAVDEMGLAWLFCFHKESFLLIKALNEVEDISQRSPCVEVVLSRGGDYAGILLQDSTEAWLEIYQLPKDSWLTEMEENSRAAEELACSERRSSSSSVELPVPAIQDDIKLDPPELLLTVRPPKPITGTSFKGPLDALKEVGDGSMLGLGYNHLIKDSQWELQEAIFCSTYQEYLEAEGVTKEEMPRYATFHFLLPSRILMGPEMEVEPDIPVGIGVHWHGNHNFCLYLLNPSLKDKAGSDLKPDVVWPCAAPIACSAVSSCSRYLALAGEDATITIWDKHLGYPLSVTAILEERFIRSIHFLYGSASDETRGADPVYCGADPVCAIIQLLVLCTDSSFYLVRAPKAGKSSITLLADRPENPNLTVSAVMPVLAFPSAVLIFCWDGTVSLMNTDTSQTVYCFCTPPSHAVAPAWQPVFTVDSANCCLLLRGDEHEHVDEFFQSKATHSTIFLFDFNSYPLKEAFPKKPDLHLKPMEELQWTERCNVFLRDRFRFLPERQEVLLEMEKQEYWDCLQARAAAMDKEREKVKGEKKQ; encoded by the exons ATGGCAGTGAATAGCCGGCAGCATTCCCTGGAGATTCCCCCGCCATCTGGGAAGGACTGGccaaaggaagaggaggaaaatttcttcctgctGGATCCCGATCGAAAGCGTGAtgtgctgccacagcccttCAGGATGATCCACAAACTGGTGATGCAGGTTTTTGAGAGTGCTGTGGAAATCATTGAGAAAAGGGAGATGCTCCGAGAGGCACAAAAACGGAAGGTCCAGCCCATAAAGTGCTTTCCTACAGCTGAATTCCAG GTAACTGAAAGAGCCAATTGCCTTGCAGTGTCTGGAGAATACATCTTTGTGGGTCTGTCCGTGGGTCTGGCTGCCTTCACCAGGTGTGACTTGAAGGATGTCAGTGCTTGGGATGCAGCCCACACAGAGATCTGTGCCATCCATGCCTCGGCTCTGGGCAACGAGCGCCACGTCCTGCTTGCTGTGGATGAAATGG GGCTTGCCTGGCTCTTCTGCTTTCACAAGGAAAGCTTCCTGCTCATTAAAGCCCTGAATGAAGTG GAGGACATCAGCCAGCGAAGCCCTTGTGTGGAGGTGGTGCTGTCCCGAGGAGGTGATTATGCAGGAATCCTGCTGCAAG ACAGCACAGAAGCTTGGCTGGAGATCTACCAATTGCCTAAGGACTCCTGGCTGACAGAGATGGAGGAGAACTCAAGAGCTGCAGAAGAGCTGGCTTGCAGTGAGAGGAGGTCGAGCTCCTCATCTGTG GAGCTTCCTGTGCCTGCAATCCAAGATGATATAAAGCTGgatcccccagagctgctgctgacagtgaGGCCACCCAAACCCATTACAG GCACTAGTTTTAAAGGCCCTTTGGATGCCTTGAAGGAAGTGGGCGATGGCAGCATGCTTGGCTTGGGGTACAACCACCTAATCAAGGAttcccagtgggagctgcaggaagcaatCTTCTGTAGCACCTACCAGGAGTATCTGGAGGCTGAGGGTGTGACCAAGGAGGAGATGCCCAG aTATGCTACCTTTCATTTCCTCCTTCCTAGCCGGATCCTGATGGGACCAGAAATGGAAGTAGAGCCAG ATATTCCAGTTGGCATTGGTGTGCATTGGCATGGAAACCACAATTTCTGCTTGTACTTACTCAACCCTTCCCTCAAGGACAAAGCAG GCTCTGATCTGAAACCTGATGTTGTGTGGCCATGTGCAGCTCCAATTGCATGCTCGGCTGTCAGTTCCTGCTCCAGGTACCTGGCACTGGCAGGTGAAGATGCAACAATAACTATTTGGGATAAGCACCTAG gatACCCACTGTCTGTGACTGCCATTCTAGAGGAACGTTTCATCCGTAGCATCCACTTTCTGTATGGTTCTGCCAGTGATGAGACACGTGGTGCAGATCCTGTCTATTGTGGTGCAGATCCTGTCTGTGCCATCATCCAGCTCCTAGTGCTGTGTACAGACAGCTCTTTCTATTTGGTGAGAGCACCCAAGGCTGGCAAGTCCAGCATCACACTCCTGGCAGACAG GCCTGAAAATCCAAATCTTACAGTCAGTGCAGTGATGCCTGTCCTGGCCTTCCCCAGTGCA GTCCTgatcttctgctgggatggcaCAGTGTCCCTGATGAACACTGACACATCCCAGACTGTTTACTGCTTCTGCACCCCACCTTCTCATGCTGTAGCACCTGCCTGGCAGCCAGTGTTCACAGTGGATAGTGCCAactgctgcttgctgctccGAG GAGATGAGCATGAGCATGTAGATGAATTTTTCCAGAGCAAAGCCACTCACAGCACCATCTTCCTGTTTGACTTCAACTCCTACCCACTGAAAGAGGCTTTCCCAAAGAAACCAGATTTGCATCTCAAACCCATGGAGGAACTGCAGTGGACTGAGAGATGTAACGTTTTTTTACGTGATAGGTTTCGCTTCCTGCCTGAGAG GCAGGAGGTACTGCTGGAAATGGAGAAGCAGGAATACTGGGATTGTCTGCAGGCACGGGCAGCTGCCATGgacaaggagagagagaaagtgaagggagagaagaagcagTAG
- the PEX11A gene encoding peroxisomal membrane protein 11A isoform X2, which produces MRATQYTCMLLSYLIENKADKKKLVMKLKQLESSMSSGRKMFRLGNVVHALVAARRAAELPEVVPRLCLTGSHLSRALYFVCDAALWLRSVGLQPHLDKPKWHTWATKCYYCSLLMNLARDWYEISWRLEQAALEEKAKENSTWQKDGEELNGVKSDGLHSFLCQLFQILKGNPPLLLDLVKNLCDLSGPLDTLGIYKTNPGVIGFCGVLSSLVGILTLASPHLKLKQ; this is translated from the exons ATGAG agcCACTCAGTACACATGCATGTTGCTTAGCTATTTAATAGAGAATAAAGCCGATAAAAAGAAGCTGGTAATGAAACTCAAGCAGTTGGAATCTAGCATGAGCTCTGGCCGGAAAA TGTTCAGGCTGGGCAATGTGGTGCACGCCTTggtggcagccaggagagctgcagagctgccagaggtGGTGCCTCGCCTGTGCCTCACGGGCTCCCACCTGAGCCGGGCCCTGTACTTCGTGTGCGACGCCGCGCTCTGGCTCCGCAGCGTCGGCCTCCAGCCGCACCTCGACAAACCCAAGTGGCACACCTGGGCCACCAAGTGCTACTACTGCTCCCTGCTGATGAACCTGGCCAGGGACTGGTATGAGATCTCCTGGAGGCTGGAGCAAGCTGCGCtggaagaaaaggcaaaggagaATTCCACCTGGCAGAAAGACGGCGAGGAGCTAAACGGCGTGAAAAGCGATGGTTTGCACAGTTTTCTCTGCCAGCTCTTTCAGATACTGAAAGGGAATCCTCCTTTGCTGCTGGACTTGGTGAAAAACCTCTGTGATCTCTCGGGCCCTTTGGATACACTGGGAATCTACAAGACCAACCCAGGAGTGATTGGTTTCTGCGGTGTGCTCTCCTCCCTGGTGGGGATCCTCACATTAGCAAGCCCACATCTGAAGCTGAAACAGTGA